One window of Carassius auratus strain Wakin chromosome 17, ASM336829v1, whole genome shotgun sequence genomic DNA carries:
- the LOC113117780 gene encoding zonadhesin-like isoform X2 — translation MTRPKFRPCPYCQTPNQASRNTCHVCFGSLYIKQRIKDRVVSLDSRWGQSVVNSRNAARIVDSARIAVCKLEAVGYKPILFIGKQNKKASNKWVADIITHLQPTPVTRSCLEKMQRAYEFILTKGTSMGKQLDKDILVAEQHNSRSQEQCNGSILDLESLTVEQLESLTVEQLESLTVEQPESLTVEQPESLTVERPESLTVERPERPTVERPERPTVERPERPTVERPERPTVERPERPTVERPERPTVERPERPTVERPERPTVERPERPTVERPERPTVERPERPTVERPERPTVERPESLTVERPERPTVERPERPTVERPGRPAVERPERPTVERPERPTVERPESLTVERPERPTVERPERPTVERPERPTVERPERPTVERPERPTVERPESLSIKQESLTVERPESLTVERPERPTVERPESLSIKQESLTVERPESLTVERPKSLSIKLESLTMEQLESLTVEQPNRPTLKWLESLTVEQPENLTVEQPERLTVERPENLIVEQPESLTIKQESLDVEQPENLTIKQKSLNVERLESLCVKHESPTWERPERLIVKQESLTVERLENLTIKQESLNVDQPESPTIEQLESLPKKSETVFILNLVPLSSPCSPTSLSPTSSTTFTAFLPPHSSPPPVPRSKSLRQRKKRSKPSICSPAHSATSVSPPSLITTDISLPQSCPPPAASSISQSLSQEGPYVKKRRKGCRKCSRQKIFLFDKITGERIHKGKAELKVHWLPCTMCGRTWDDTWEPASEF, via the exons ATGACACGACCCAAATTCAGGCCCTGTCCGTATTGCCAGACTCCCAATCAGGCAAGCAGGAACACTTGTCATGTCTGCTTTGGAAGTCTGTACATTAAACAAAGAATAAAAGACAGAGTGGTGTCTCTGGACAGCCGGTGGGGGCAATCTGTGGTGAACAGCAGAAATGCTGCACGTATCGTTGATTCTGCCCGTATTGCA GTATGTAAGCTTGAGGCAGTGGGTTACAAGCCCATTTTATTTAttggcaaacaaaataaaaaggcttCAAATAAGTGGGTTGCAGACATAATTACCCATCTGCAGCCCACTCCTGTCACAAGAAGTTGTTTGGAGAAGATGCAAAGGGCTTATGAATTTATCCTTACTAAAG GAACCTCCATGGGTAAACAACTGGACAAAGACATTCTCGTAGCAGAGCAGCACAACAGTCGCAGTCAGGAGCAGTGCAACGGTTCCATTTTGGACCTGGAGAGCCTCACCGTGGAGCAGCTGGAGAGCCTCACCGTGGAGCAGCTGGAGAGCCTCACTGTAGAGCAGCCGGAGAGCCTCACCGTGGAGCAGCCGGAGAGCCTCACTGTAGAGCGGCCGGAGAGCCTCACCGTGGAGCGGCCGGAGAGACCCACCGTAGAGCGGCCGGAGAGACCCACTGTGGAGCGGCCGGAGAGACCCACTGTGGAGCGGCCGGAGAGACCCACTGTGGAGCGGCCGGAGAGACCCACTGTGGAGCGGCCGGAGAGACCCACCGTAGAGCGGCCGGAGAGACCCACTGTGGAGCGGCCGGAGAGACCCACCGTAGAGCGGCCGGAGAGACCCACCGTAGAGCGGCCGGAGAGACCCACCGTAGAGCGGCCGGAGAGACCCACCGTAGAGCGGCCGGAGAGACCCACCGTAGAGCGGCCGGAGAGCCTCACCGTAGAGCGGCCGGAGAGACCCACCGTAGAGCGGCCGGAGAGACCCACCGTAGAGCGGCCGGGGAGACCCGCCGTAGAGCGGCCGGAGAGACCCACCGTAGAGCGGCCGGAGAGACCCACTGTAGAGCGGCCGGAGAGCCTCACTGTAGAGCGGCCGGAGAGACCCACTGTAGAGCGGCCGGAGAGACCCACTGTAGAGCGGCCGGAGAGACCCACTGTAGAGCGGCCGGAGAGACCCACTGTAGAGCGGCCGGAGAGACCCACTGTAGAGCGGCCAGAGAGCCTCAGCATAAAACAGGAAAGCCTCACTGTGGAGCGGCCAGAGAGCCTCACTGTAGAGCGGCCGGAGAGACCCACTGTAGAGCGGCCGGAGAGCCTCAGCATAAAACAGGAAAGCCTCACTGTGGAGCGGCCAGAGAGCCTCACTGTAGAGCGGCCGAAGAGCCTCAGCATAAAACTGGAGAGCCTCACCATGGAGCAGCTAGAGAGCCTCACTGTAGAACAGCCGAACAGACCCACTTTAAAGTGGCTGGAGAGCCTCACCGTGGAGCAGCCGGAGAACCTCACTGTGGAGCAGCCAGAGAGACTCACTGTGGAGCGGCCAGAGAACCTAATTGTGGAGCAGCCAGAGAGCCTCACCATAAAACAGGAGAGCCTCGATGTAGAGCAGCCAGAAAACCTCACCATAAAACAGAAGAGCCTCAATGTAGAGAGGCTGGAGAGCCTCTGCGTAAAACATGAGAGCCCCACTTGGGAGCGGCCGGAGAGACTCATTGTGAAACAGGAGAGCCTCACCGTGGAGCGGTTGGAGAACCTCACAATAAAACAGGAGAGCCTCAATGTGGACCAGCCAGAGAGCCCCACTATAGAGCAGCTGGAGAGTCTCCCAAAGAAGTCTGAGACTGTATTTATTCTCAACCTTGTTCCTCTCTCTTCCCCATGCTCTCCAACTTCTCTCTCTCCTACATCTTCTACTACATTTACAGCTTTTCTTCCTCCACACTCTTCTCCACCTCCAGTGCCACGCTCTAAGTCTTTGCGGCAGAGGAAGAAAAGGTCAAAACCCTCAATCTGTTCACCAGCACATTCTGCCACCTCTGTCTCTCCTCCGTCTCTCATCACCACAGATATCTCCCTCCCACAGTCTTGTCCTCCACCTGCTGCCTCCTCCATCTCCCAGTCCTTGAGTCAGGAGGGGCCATATGTGAAGAAGAGAAGAAAGG GTTGCCGAAAATGTAGCAGGCAGAAGATCTTCCTATTTGATAAAATAACTGGAGAAAGAATACATAag ggaaaAGCAGAATTGAAAGTCCACTGGTTGCCTTGCACTATGTG TGGCAGAACTTGGGATGACACATGGGAGCCTGCCAGCGAGTTCTAG
- the LOC113117780 gene encoding zonadhesin-like isoform X1, with amino-acid sequence MTRPKFRPCPYCQTPNQASRNTCHVCFGSLYIKQRIKDRVVSLDSRWGQSVVNSRNAARIVDSARIAVCKLEAVGYKPILFIGKQNKKASNKWVADIITHLQPTPVTRSCLEKMQRAYEFILTKGTSMGKQLDKDILVAEQHNSRSQEQCNGSILDLESLTVEQLESLTVEQLESLTVEQPESLTVEQPESLTVERPESLTVERPERPTVERPERPTVERPERPTVERPERPTVERPERPTVERPERPTVERPERPTVERPERPTVERPERPTVERPERPTVERPERPTVERPERPTVERPESLTVERPERPTVERPERPTVERPGRPAVERPERPTVERPERPTVERPESLTVERPERPTVERPERPTVERPERPTVERPERPTVERPERPTVERPESLSIKQESLTVERPESLTVERPERPTVERPESLSIKQESLTVERPESLTVERPKSLSIKLESLTMEQLESLTVEQPNRPTLKWLESLTVEQPENLTVEQPERLTVERPENLIVEQPESLTIKQESLDVEQPENLTIKQKSLNVERLESLCVKHESPTWERPERLIVKQESLTVERLENLTIKQESLNVDQPESPTIEQLESLPKKSETVFILNLVPLSSPCSPTSLSPTSSTTFTAFLPPHSSPPPVPRSKSLRQRKKRSKPSICSPAHSATSVSPPSLITTDISLPQSCPPPAASSISQSLSQEGPYVKKRRKGKGCRKCSRQKIFLFDKITGERIHKGKAELKVHWLPCTMCGRTWDDTWEPASEF; translated from the exons ATGACACGACCCAAATTCAGGCCCTGTCCGTATTGCCAGACTCCCAATCAGGCAAGCAGGAACACTTGTCATGTCTGCTTTGGAAGTCTGTACATTAAACAAAGAATAAAAGACAGAGTGGTGTCTCTGGACAGCCGGTGGGGGCAATCTGTGGTGAACAGCAGAAATGCTGCACGTATCGTTGATTCTGCCCGTATTGCA GTATGTAAGCTTGAGGCAGTGGGTTACAAGCCCATTTTATTTAttggcaaacaaaataaaaaggcttCAAATAAGTGGGTTGCAGACATAATTACCCATCTGCAGCCCACTCCTGTCACAAGAAGTTGTTTGGAGAAGATGCAAAGGGCTTATGAATTTATCCTTACTAAAG GAACCTCCATGGGTAAACAACTGGACAAAGACATTCTCGTAGCAGAGCAGCACAACAGTCGCAGTCAGGAGCAGTGCAACGGTTCCATTTTGGACCTGGAGAGCCTCACCGTGGAGCAGCTGGAGAGCCTCACCGTGGAGCAGCTGGAGAGCCTCACTGTAGAGCAGCCGGAGAGCCTCACCGTGGAGCAGCCGGAGAGCCTCACTGTAGAGCGGCCGGAGAGCCTCACCGTGGAGCGGCCGGAGAGACCCACCGTAGAGCGGCCGGAGAGACCCACTGTGGAGCGGCCGGAGAGACCCACTGTGGAGCGGCCGGAGAGACCCACTGTGGAGCGGCCGGAGAGACCCACTGTGGAGCGGCCGGAGAGACCCACCGTAGAGCGGCCGGAGAGACCCACTGTGGAGCGGCCGGAGAGACCCACCGTAGAGCGGCCGGAGAGACCCACCGTAGAGCGGCCGGAGAGACCCACCGTAGAGCGGCCGGAGAGACCCACCGTAGAGCGGCCGGAGAGACCCACCGTAGAGCGGCCGGAGAGCCTCACCGTAGAGCGGCCGGAGAGACCCACCGTAGAGCGGCCGGAGAGACCCACCGTAGAGCGGCCGGGGAGACCCGCCGTAGAGCGGCCGGAGAGACCCACCGTAGAGCGGCCGGAGAGACCCACTGTAGAGCGGCCGGAGAGCCTCACTGTAGAGCGGCCGGAGAGACCCACTGTAGAGCGGCCGGAGAGACCCACTGTAGAGCGGCCGGAGAGACCCACTGTAGAGCGGCCGGAGAGACCCACTGTAGAGCGGCCGGAGAGACCCACTGTAGAGCGGCCAGAGAGCCTCAGCATAAAACAGGAAAGCCTCACTGTGGAGCGGCCAGAGAGCCTCACTGTAGAGCGGCCGGAGAGACCCACTGTAGAGCGGCCGGAGAGCCTCAGCATAAAACAGGAAAGCCTCACTGTGGAGCGGCCAGAGAGCCTCACTGTAGAGCGGCCGAAGAGCCTCAGCATAAAACTGGAGAGCCTCACCATGGAGCAGCTAGAGAGCCTCACTGTAGAACAGCCGAACAGACCCACTTTAAAGTGGCTGGAGAGCCTCACCGTGGAGCAGCCGGAGAACCTCACTGTGGAGCAGCCAGAGAGACTCACTGTGGAGCGGCCAGAGAACCTAATTGTGGAGCAGCCAGAGAGCCTCACCATAAAACAGGAGAGCCTCGATGTAGAGCAGCCAGAAAACCTCACCATAAAACAGAAGAGCCTCAATGTAGAGAGGCTGGAGAGCCTCTGCGTAAAACATGAGAGCCCCACTTGGGAGCGGCCGGAGAGACTCATTGTGAAACAGGAGAGCCTCACCGTGGAGCGGTTGGAGAACCTCACAATAAAACAGGAGAGCCTCAATGTGGACCAGCCAGAGAGCCCCACTATAGAGCAGCTGGAGAGTCTCCCAAAGAAGTCTGAGACTGTATTTATTCTCAACCTTGTTCCTCTCTCTTCCCCATGCTCTCCAACTTCTCTCTCTCCTACATCTTCTACTACATTTACAGCTTTTCTTCCTCCACACTCTTCTCCACCTCCAGTGCCACGCTCTAAGTCTTTGCGGCAGAGGAAGAAAAGGTCAAAACCCTCAATCTGTTCACCAGCACATTCTGCCACCTCTGTCTCTCCTCCGTCTCTCATCACCACAGATATCTCCCTCCCACAGTCTTGTCCTCCACCTGCTGCCTCCTCCATCTCCCAGTCCTTGAGTCAGGAGGGGCCATATGTGAAGAAGAGAAGAAAGGGTAAGG GTTGCCGAAAATGTAGCAGGCAGAAGATCTTCCTATTTGATAAAATAACTGGAGAAAGAATACATAag ggaaaAGCAGAATTGAAAGTCCACTGGTTGCCTTGCACTATGTG TGGCAGAACTTGGGATGACACATGGGAGCCTGCCAGCGAGTTCTAG